Proteins from one Larimichthys crocea isolate SSNF chromosome XX, L_crocea_2.0, whole genome shotgun sequence genomic window:
- the atxn7l1 gene encoding ataxin-7-like protein 1 isoform X1, protein MLVSSQFPALEDFCLVVCHVCNQVVTPQGILTHYEKRHISPVPSRSPLVPMKPKAPAVAPAVAPSPGDTLAFRVPKDYPHSRFSKAPLAVYPPKGARNKTCVSLPVVSLEKMPCLNRADSASHVRLTSSSSSSSSSSSSTSPSSLKQLSLTPPSSHRSSEKLMNGRGTSGPSTPRSTTTSPSSLDGRPSPARSPLDRRPSSTPSPSPLDRKPSPSPSPSHRSGTLLVSSASPLDRKHQNGTKTPSRSQKRLSGRVFDPNKHCGVQDPETKRPCTRSLTCKTHSLTHRRAVPGRRKHFDILLAEHKGRPKEGAKEKDKDATQGGKEGGSSQSITSQDTASPSKPHCPNGRPLSTLKLRLANAHIPRVPGSTTSTSSPLPPAPATAPAPNPEPSPHSWATAAGDGGRLSSDEGDAETPEDTDRPAFHCSNHHPQPLGCCVFSSRLMGRGHYVFDRRWDRMRLALQNMVEKHLNAQMWRKVPLASESPLSLSSSGTSPVTSQQTPSPISVTSPLLSSHSNSLSYTTTFPQSASMAGVFSIRDTAQPAAPVSTLGKARNGTHKGSRPSKDMEDPAGGCKKRKNSSFSSSSFSSSSFFPTVDNHKRNGTSYHPTLQGSGGASATPARKKGLGHGGSGLWSGGEDWLLRADGSQSHNSQNSRELGTTSIPYSPSREPASAPHQPLAPPSGPLAYGGGAEGRKRRSPSSYKGKPSKLSRPGGLESLFGNGSDGGGILASGPESPRQAKLHH, encoded by the exons atGCTCGTCTCCAGCCAGTTTCCAGCACTGGAGGatttttgtcttgttgtctGCCATGTCTGCAATCAGGTGGTCACTCCTCAGGGCATCCTCACACACTATG AGAAGCGCCACATTTCCCCCGTCCCCTCCCGGAGTCCACTGGTCCCAATGAAGCCCAAAGCACCTGCAGTGGCCCCCGCTGTGGCTCCCAGCCCTGGGGACACGCTGGCCTTCAGGGTCCCTAAAGATTACCCTCACTCCCGCTTCAGCAAGGCGCCGCTCGCTGTCTACCCACCAAAGGGGGCACGGAACAAGACATG TGTATCCCTCCCTGTCGTAAGCCTGGAGAAGATGCCGTGCCTCAACCGAGCCGACTCAGCGTCACATGTGCGCctcacctcctcatcctcatcttcctcctcctcctcttcctcgacctctccctcctctctcaaaCAGCTGTCCCTCACCCCCCCGTCCTCCCACCGGTCCAGCGAGAAGCTCATGAACGGCCGCGGCACCAGCGGGCCGTCCACACCGCGCTCCACCACTACGTCTCCATCCTCTCTGGACGGGCGGCCCAGTCCGGCACGCTCTCCCCTAGACAGGCGGCCGTCGTCTACACCTTCTCCTTCCCCGCTGGACCGgaaaccctcaccctcaccctcaccttcaCACCGATCCGGCACTCTGCTGGTGTCATCTGCGTCGCCATTGGACCGGAAGCACCAAAATGGCACTAAGACACCCTCCAGGTCTCAGAAAAGACTCTCAG GGAGAGTGTTTGATCCCAACAAGCACTGTGGAGTCCAGGACCCCGAGACTAAACGACCGTGCACTCGGTCTCTCACCTGCAAG ACTCACTCCTTAACCCACCGACGAGCCGTGCCCGGCCGAAGGAAACATTTCGACATCCTCCTGGCTGAACACAAGGGCCGGCCGAAGGAGGGAGCGAAGGAGAAAGACAAGGACGCAAcacagggagggaaggaaggcgGCAGCAGCCAGAGTATCACGTCACAAGACACCGCGAGTCCCAGCAAGCCTCACTGCCCAAATGGACGACCCCTGTCCACACTAAAGCTACGGCTGGCAAATGCACACATACCCAG GGTTCCAggctccaccacctccacttcCAGTCCTTTGCCCCCGGCACCAGCCACGGCTCCGGCCCCTAACCCAGAGCCGTCTCCCCACAGCTGGGCGACGGCAGCAGGAGACGGCGGTCGGCTCTCAAGTGACGAGGGAGACGCGGAGACTCCAGAGGACACTGACAGACCTGCCTTTCACTGCTCCAATCACCACCCGCAGCCTTTAGGG TGTTGCGTATTCAGCAGCAGGCTCATGGGACGGGGCCACTATGTGTTTGACAGGCGATGGGACCGGATGAGGCTGGCGCTCCAGAACATGGTGGAGAAACACCTTAACGCACAGATGTGGAG gAAGGTGCCTCTGGCCTCTGAGAGCcccctctcgctctcctcctctggtACCTCCCCCGTCACCTCACAACAGACTCCCTCTCCCATCTCCGTCACGtcccctctcctttcctcccacTCCAACTCCCTCTCCTACACCACCACATTTCCTCAGTCGGCGTCCATGGCCGGGGTGTTCAGCATTCGAGACACCGCGCAGCCCGCCGCCCCAGTTTCCACTCTGGGTAAAGCGCGTAACGGCACGCATAAAGGCAGCCGCCCATCCAAAGACATGGAGGACCCAGCAGGGGGAtgtaagaagagaaaaaactcttcgttctcctcctcatccttttcttcttcttccttttttccgACTGTGGATAATCATAAGAGGAACGGCACCAGCTATCATCCAACATTACAAGGTTCAGGGGGGGCATCAGCAACCCCAGCCAGGAAAAAGGGACTTGGGCACGGGGGAAGCGGGCTTTGGAGCGGCGGAGAGGACTGGCTACTCAGAGCTGATGGGTCTCAAAGCCACAACTCACAGAACAG CCGCGAACTTGGCACGACCAGCATACCCTACTCACCCAGCAGGGAGCCTGCCTCCGCGCCCCATCAGCCCCTGGCTCCCCCATCCGGACCGTTGGCTTATGGGGGAGGAGcggaagggaggaagaggagaagccCCAGCTCTTACAAAGGGAAGCCCAGCAAGCTGAGCAGACCGGGCGGGTTGGAGAGCCTCTTTGGGAACGGGAGCGACGGCGGGGGAATACTGGCTTCGGGGCCCGAGTCCCCGAGACAG GCCAAGTTGCATCACTGA
- the atxn7l1 gene encoding ataxin-7-like protein 1 isoform X2 produces MHSKNPSFHLCILVRSGSKEKRHISPVPSRSPLVPMKPKAPAVAPAVAPSPGDTLAFRVPKDYPHSRFSKAPLAVYPPKGARNKTCVSLPVVSLEKMPCLNRADSASHVRLTSSSSSSSSSSSSTSPSSLKQLSLTPPSSHRSSEKLMNGRGTSGPSTPRSTTTSPSSLDGRPSPARSPLDRRPSSTPSPSPLDRKPSPSPSPSHRSGTLLVSSASPLDRKHQNGTKTPSRSQKRLSGRVFDPNKHCGVQDPETKRPCTRSLTCKTHSLTHRRAVPGRRKHFDILLAEHKGRPKEGAKEKDKDATQGGKEGGSSQSITSQDTASPSKPHCPNGRPLSTLKLRLANAHIPRVPGSTTSTSSPLPPAPATAPAPNPEPSPHSWATAAGDGGRLSSDEGDAETPEDTDRPAFHCSNHHPQPLGCCVFSSRLMGRGHYVFDRRWDRMRLALQNMVEKHLNAQMWRKVPLASESPLSLSSSGTSPVTSQQTPSPISVTSPLLSSHSNSLSYTTTFPQSASMAGVFSIRDTAQPAAPVSTLGKARNGTHKGSRPSKDMEDPAGGCKKRKNSSFSSSSFSSSSFFPTVDNHKRNGTSYHPTLQGSGGASATPARKKGLGHGGSGLWSGGEDWLLRADGSQSHNSQNSRELGTTSIPYSPSREPASAPHQPLAPPSGPLAYGGGAEGRKRRSPSSYKGKPSKLSRPGGLESLFGNGSDGGGILASGPESPRQAKLHH; encoded by the exons ATGCATAGCAAAAACC cATCCTTTCACTTGTGCATTCTGGTCAGATCTGGGTCAAAAG AGAAGCGCCACATTTCCCCCGTCCCCTCCCGGAGTCCACTGGTCCCAATGAAGCCCAAAGCACCTGCAGTGGCCCCCGCTGTGGCTCCCAGCCCTGGGGACACGCTGGCCTTCAGGGTCCCTAAAGATTACCCTCACTCCCGCTTCAGCAAGGCGCCGCTCGCTGTCTACCCACCAAAGGGGGCACGGAACAAGACATG TGTATCCCTCCCTGTCGTAAGCCTGGAGAAGATGCCGTGCCTCAACCGAGCCGACTCAGCGTCACATGTGCGCctcacctcctcatcctcatcttcctcctcctcctcttcctcgacctctccctcctctctcaaaCAGCTGTCCCTCACCCCCCCGTCCTCCCACCGGTCCAGCGAGAAGCTCATGAACGGCCGCGGCACCAGCGGGCCGTCCACACCGCGCTCCACCACTACGTCTCCATCCTCTCTGGACGGGCGGCCCAGTCCGGCACGCTCTCCCCTAGACAGGCGGCCGTCGTCTACACCTTCTCCTTCCCCGCTGGACCGgaaaccctcaccctcaccctcaccttcaCACCGATCCGGCACTCTGCTGGTGTCATCTGCGTCGCCATTGGACCGGAAGCACCAAAATGGCACTAAGACACCCTCCAGGTCTCAGAAAAGACTCTCAG GGAGAGTGTTTGATCCCAACAAGCACTGTGGAGTCCAGGACCCCGAGACTAAACGACCGTGCACTCGGTCTCTCACCTGCAAG ACTCACTCCTTAACCCACCGACGAGCCGTGCCCGGCCGAAGGAAACATTTCGACATCCTCCTGGCTGAACACAAGGGCCGGCCGAAGGAGGGAGCGAAGGAGAAAGACAAGGACGCAAcacagggagggaaggaaggcgGCAGCAGCCAGAGTATCACGTCACAAGACACCGCGAGTCCCAGCAAGCCTCACTGCCCAAATGGACGACCCCTGTCCACACTAAAGCTACGGCTGGCAAATGCACACATACCCAG GGTTCCAggctccaccacctccacttcCAGTCCTTTGCCCCCGGCACCAGCCACGGCTCCGGCCCCTAACCCAGAGCCGTCTCCCCACAGCTGGGCGACGGCAGCAGGAGACGGCGGTCGGCTCTCAAGTGACGAGGGAGACGCGGAGACTCCAGAGGACACTGACAGACCTGCCTTTCACTGCTCCAATCACCACCCGCAGCCTTTAGGG TGTTGCGTATTCAGCAGCAGGCTCATGGGACGGGGCCACTATGTGTTTGACAGGCGATGGGACCGGATGAGGCTGGCGCTCCAGAACATGGTGGAGAAACACCTTAACGCACAGATGTGGAG gAAGGTGCCTCTGGCCTCTGAGAGCcccctctcgctctcctcctctggtACCTCCCCCGTCACCTCACAACAGACTCCCTCTCCCATCTCCGTCACGtcccctctcctttcctcccacTCCAACTCCCTCTCCTACACCACCACATTTCCTCAGTCGGCGTCCATGGCCGGGGTGTTCAGCATTCGAGACACCGCGCAGCCCGCCGCCCCAGTTTCCACTCTGGGTAAAGCGCGTAACGGCACGCATAAAGGCAGCCGCCCATCCAAAGACATGGAGGACCCAGCAGGGGGAtgtaagaagagaaaaaactcttcgttctcctcctcatccttttcttcttcttccttttttccgACTGTGGATAATCATAAGAGGAACGGCACCAGCTATCATCCAACATTACAAGGTTCAGGGGGGGCATCAGCAACCCCAGCCAGGAAAAAGGGACTTGGGCACGGGGGAAGCGGGCTTTGGAGCGGCGGAGAGGACTGGCTACTCAGAGCTGATGGGTCTCAAAGCCACAACTCACAGAACAG CCGCGAACTTGGCACGACCAGCATACCCTACTCACCCAGCAGGGAGCCTGCCTCCGCGCCCCATCAGCCCCTGGCTCCCCCATCCGGACCGTTGGCTTATGGGGGAGGAGcggaagggaggaagaggagaagccCCAGCTCTTACAAAGGGAAGCCCAGCAAGCTGAGCAGACCGGGCGGGTTGGAGAGCCTCTTTGGGAACGGGAGCGACGGCGGGGGAATACTGGCTTCGGGGCCCGAGTCCCCGAGACAG GCCAAGTTGCATCACTGA
- the atxn7l1 gene encoding ataxin-7-like protein 1 isoform X3 — protein MHSKNQKRHISPVPSRSPLVPMKPKAPAVAPAVAPSPGDTLAFRVPKDYPHSRFSKAPLAVYPPKGARNKTCVSLPVVSLEKMPCLNRADSASHVRLTSSSSSSSSSSSSTSPSSLKQLSLTPPSSHRSSEKLMNGRGTSGPSTPRSTTTSPSSLDGRPSPARSPLDRRPSSTPSPSPLDRKPSPSPSPSHRSGTLLVSSASPLDRKHQNGTKTPSRSQKRLSGRVFDPNKHCGVQDPETKRPCTRSLTCKTHSLTHRRAVPGRRKHFDILLAEHKGRPKEGAKEKDKDATQGGKEGGSSQSITSQDTASPSKPHCPNGRPLSTLKLRLANAHIPRVPGSTTSTSSPLPPAPATAPAPNPEPSPHSWATAAGDGGRLSSDEGDAETPEDTDRPAFHCSNHHPQPLGCCVFSSRLMGRGHYVFDRRWDRMRLALQNMVEKHLNAQMWRKVPLASESPLSLSSSGTSPVTSQQTPSPISVTSPLLSSHSNSLSYTTTFPQSASMAGVFSIRDTAQPAAPVSTLGKARNGTHKGSRPSKDMEDPAGGCKKRKNSSFSSSSFSSSSFFPTVDNHKRNGTSYHPTLQGSGGASATPARKKGLGHGGSGLWSGGEDWLLRADGSQSHNSQNSRELGTTSIPYSPSREPASAPHQPLAPPSGPLAYGGGAEGRKRRSPSSYKGKPSKLSRPGGLESLFGNGSDGGGILASGPESPRQAKLHH, from the exons ATGCATAGCAAAAACC AGAAGCGCCACATTTCCCCCGTCCCCTCCCGGAGTCCACTGGTCCCAATGAAGCCCAAAGCACCTGCAGTGGCCCCCGCTGTGGCTCCCAGCCCTGGGGACACGCTGGCCTTCAGGGTCCCTAAAGATTACCCTCACTCCCGCTTCAGCAAGGCGCCGCTCGCTGTCTACCCACCAAAGGGGGCACGGAACAAGACATG TGTATCCCTCCCTGTCGTAAGCCTGGAGAAGATGCCGTGCCTCAACCGAGCCGACTCAGCGTCACATGTGCGCctcacctcctcatcctcatcttcctcctcctcctcttcctcgacctctccctcctctctcaaaCAGCTGTCCCTCACCCCCCCGTCCTCCCACCGGTCCAGCGAGAAGCTCATGAACGGCCGCGGCACCAGCGGGCCGTCCACACCGCGCTCCACCACTACGTCTCCATCCTCTCTGGACGGGCGGCCCAGTCCGGCACGCTCTCCCCTAGACAGGCGGCCGTCGTCTACACCTTCTCCTTCCCCGCTGGACCGgaaaccctcaccctcaccctcaccttcaCACCGATCCGGCACTCTGCTGGTGTCATCTGCGTCGCCATTGGACCGGAAGCACCAAAATGGCACTAAGACACCCTCCAGGTCTCAGAAAAGACTCTCAG GGAGAGTGTTTGATCCCAACAAGCACTGTGGAGTCCAGGACCCCGAGACTAAACGACCGTGCACTCGGTCTCTCACCTGCAAG ACTCACTCCTTAACCCACCGACGAGCCGTGCCCGGCCGAAGGAAACATTTCGACATCCTCCTGGCTGAACACAAGGGCCGGCCGAAGGAGGGAGCGAAGGAGAAAGACAAGGACGCAAcacagggagggaaggaaggcgGCAGCAGCCAGAGTATCACGTCACAAGACACCGCGAGTCCCAGCAAGCCTCACTGCCCAAATGGACGACCCCTGTCCACACTAAAGCTACGGCTGGCAAATGCACACATACCCAG GGTTCCAggctccaccacctccacttcCAGTCCTTTGCCCCCGGCACCAGCCACGGCTCCGGCCCCTAACCCAGAGCCGTCTCCCCACAGCTGGGCGACGGCAGCAGGAGACGGCGGTCGGCTCTCAAGTGACGAGGGAGACGCGGAGACTCCAGAGGACACTGACAGACCTGCCTTTCACTGCTCCAATCACCACCCGCAGCCTTTAGGG TGTTGCGTATTCAGCAGCAGGCTCATGGGACGGGGCCACTATGTGTTTGACAGGCGATGGGACCGGATGAGGCTGGCGCTCCAGAACATGGTGGAGAAACACCTTAACGCACAGATGTGGAG gAAGGTGCCTCTGGCCTCTGAGAGCcccctctcgctctcctcctctggtACCTCCCCCGTCACCTCACAACAGACTCCCTCTCCCATCTCCGTCACGtcccctctcctttcctcccacTCCAACTCCCTCTCCTACACCACCACATTTCCTCAGTCGGCGTCCATGGCCGGGGTGTTCAGCATTCGAGACACCGCGCAGCCCGCCGCCCCAGTTTCCACTCTGGGTAAAGCGCGTAACGGCACGCATAAAGGCAGCCGCCCATCCAAAGACATGGAGGACCCAGCAGGGGGAtgtaagaagagaaaaaactcttcgttctcctcctcatccttttcttcttcttccttttttccgACTGTGGATAATCATAAGAGGAACGGCACCAGCTATCATCCAACATTACAAGGTTCAGGGGGGGCATCAGCAACCCCAGCCAGGAAAAAGGGACTTGGGCACGGGGGAAGCGGGCTTTGGAGCGGCGGAGAGGACTGGCTACTCAGAGCTGATGGGTCTCAAAGCCACAACTCACAGAACAG CCGCGAACTTGGCACGACCAGCATACCCTACTCACCCAGCAGGGAGCCTGCCTCCGCGCCCCATCAGCCCCTGGCTCCCCCATCCGGACCGTTGGCTTATGGGGGAGGAGcggaagggaggaagaggagaagccCCAGCTCTTACAAAGGGAAGCCCAGCAAGCTGAGCAGACCGGGCGGGTTGGAGAGCCTCTTTGGGAACGGGAGCGACGGCGGGGGAATACTGGCTTCGGGGCCCGAGTCCCCGAGACAG GCCAAGTTGCATCACTGA